A genomic segment from Actinoplanes sichuanensis encodes:
- a CDS encoding L-serine ammonia-lyase: MSPEQHISVFDLFSVGIGPSSSHTVGPMRAARLFAGHLAGNDHVTTVRAEMFGSLGATGHGHGTPKAVLLGLEGDTPETVDVITADARAARIRADGRLRLLREREVGVDLVLHRRKVLPGHPNGMLFTALRADGAEILRRVYFSVGGGFVVADDLSVVRPEPTTVPYVFGTAAQLLKHANATGLSISRLMLSNEGVHRTESEIRSGLLDIWQVMSDCIDAGLYAEGVLPGGLRVRRRAGATARQLRVAGDRGELAMEWLTVYAMAVNEENAAGGRVVTAPTNGAAGIIPAVLRYYLDFVPGADKEGVVRYLLTAGAIGMLFKRNASISGAEVGCQGEVGSACAMAAAGLAEVLGGTPEQVENAAEIGMEHNLGLTCDPVGGLVQIPCIERNGMAAVKAVTAAKMALRGDGRHHVSLDKVIKTMKETGADMKDKYKETARGGLAVNVTEC; encoded by the coding sequence GTGAGCCCTGAGCAGCACATCTCCGTCTTCGACCTGTTCTCCGTCGGCATCGGCCCGTCGAGCTCGCACACCGTGGGGCCGATGCGGGCGGCCCGCCTCTTCGCCGGTCATCTGGCCGGAAACGATCATGTGACCACGGTTCGCGCCGAGATGTTCGGGTCTCTCGGGGCCACCGGGCACGGGCACGGCACACCGAAGGCCGTACTCCTCGGTCTCGAGGGTGACACCCCGGAGACGGTGGACGTGATCACCGCGGATGCGCGGGCCGCTCGCATCCGGGCGGACGGCCGGTTGCGGCTGCTGCGTGAGCGTGAGGTGGGCGTCGATCTGGTCCTGCATCGCCGTAAGGTGCTGCCGGGGCATCCCAACGGGATGCTGTTCACGGCGCTGCGCGCCGACGGCGCGGAGATTCTGCGCAGGGTCTACTTCTCGGTCGGCGGCGGGTTCGTCGTGGCGGACGACCTCTCGGTGGTACGTCCGGAGCCCACGACCGTCCCCTACGTCTTCGGCACGGCCGCTCAGCTGCTGAAACACGCGAACGCGACGGGACTGTCGATCTCCCGGTTGATGCTGTCGAACGAGGGTGTGCACCGCACCGAGTCGGAGATCCGGTCCGGCCTGCTGGACATCTGGCAGGTGATGAGCGACTGCATCGACGCCGGCCTGTACGCCGAGGGTGTGCTGCCGGGCGGCCTGCGGGTCCGGCGCCGGGCCGGCGCGACGGCCCGTCAGCTGCGGGTGGCCGGCGATCGGGGCGAGCTGGCGATGGAGTGGCTGACGGTCTACGCGATGGCGGTGAACGAGGAGAACGCCGCGGGTGGCCGCGTGGTGACCGCCCCGACCAACGGCGCGGCCGGGATCATTCCGGCCGTGCTGCGCTACTACCTGGACTTCGTGCCGGGCGCCGACAAGGAGGGTGTGGTCCGCTACCTGCTGACGGCCGGGGCGATCGGCATGCTGTTCAAGCGCAACGCCAGCATCTCCGGGGCCGAGGTGGGTTGTCAGGGTGAGGTCGGTTCGGCGTGCGCGATGGCCGCGGCCGGGCTCGCCGAGGTGCTCGGTGGGACGCCGGAGCAGGTGGAGAACGCCGCCGAGATCGGCATGGAACACAACCTGGGCCTGACCTGCGACCCGGTCGGCGGCCTGGTGCAGATCCCGTGCATCGAGCGCAACGGCATGGCCGCGGTGAAGGCGGTCACCGCGGCGAAGATGGCCCTGCGCGGCGACGGCCGCCACCACGTCTCCCTCGACAAGGTCATCAAGACCATGAAGGAGACCGGCGCCGACATGAAGGACAAATACAAGGAGACCGCACGGGGCGGCCTCGCGGTGAACGTGACCGAGTGCTGA
- a CDS encoding glycoside hydrolase family 43 protein: MPRVLSRISALLATFVLVIAGLAAPASALDPFTGYLMAHFIGESAQGEQIYLAHSKDGRNWTDLNAGGPVLLSTVGTKGVRDPAIVRSPNGDKYWIIATDLRIAGGTSWGDASSKGSKNLVVWESTDLVNWSVPRLINVAGGISGAGDAWAPEAIWNPATNDYVIYWATNSLLNGVTKHRIWYVRTSDFRTVTAPTLYIDRGSGQGIIDTQIIEVANSLGGYRYYRASADGQITVEGGNSILGTWTKIGDLQHLGISNGATGGNVVEGPMWAQTNGANEWHLWVDQYATGRGYMPVRSTNLGSTANFATRTDYSLGTTKKRHGSILNLTAAEETRVLAKWGASTTTLKRIQSYNNQTRYVRHANFDVRIDADVSPLRDSQFRIVPGLANSSGYVSFESVNYPGYYLRHYSYDGQLAANDGTATFAADATFKQVAGLADSSWSSFQSYNYPTRYLRHYNYLLRIDPISTTTEKADATFRITG, encoded by the coding sequence ATGCCCCGAGTCCTCAGTCGCATCAGCGCGTTACTGGCCACCTTCGTCCTCGTCATCGCCGGCCTGGCCGCCCCCGCCAGCGCCCTCGACCCGTTCACCGGCTACCTGATGGCCCACTTCATCGGCGAGTCGGCGCAGGGTGAGCAGATCTACCTCGCCCACAGCAAGGACGGTCGCAACTGGACCGACCTCAACGCGGGCGGCCCGGTGCTGCTGTCCACGGTCGGCACCAAGGGTGTCCGCGACCCGGCCATCGTCCGTTCCCCCAACGGCGACAAATATTGGATCATCGCGACCGACCTGCGGATCGCCGGCGGCACCTCGTGGGGTGACGCCTCCAGCAAGGGCAGCAAGAACCTGGTCGTCTGGGAGTCCACCGACCTGGTCAACTGGTCGGTCCCGCGGCTGATCAACGTGGCCGGCGGCATCTCCGGCGCCGGTGACGCGTGGGCGCCGGAGGCCATCTGGAATCCGGCCACCAACGACTACGTCATCTACTGGGCGACCAATTCGCTGCTCAACGGCGTCACCAAGCACCGCATCTGGTACGTCCGGACCAGCGACTTCCGTACCGTGACGGCCCCGACCCTCTACATCGACAGGGGATCCGGCCAGGGCATCATCGACACCCAGATCATCGAGGTGGCGAACAGCCTGGGCGGCTACCGCTACTACCGGGCGTCAGCCGACGGGCAGATCACCGTCGAGGGCGGCAACTCGATCCTCGGCACCTGGACGAAGATCGGCGACCTCCAGCACCTCGGCATCTCCAACGGAGCGACCGGCGGCAACGTCGTCGAGGGCCCGATGTGGGCGCAGACGAACGGCGCGAACGAGTGGCATCTCTGGGTCGACCAGTACGCCACCGGCCGCGGGTACATGCCGGTGCGGTCCACCAACCTGGGCAGCACCGCGAACTTCGCCACCCGTACCGACTACAGCCTCGGCACCACCAAGAAGCGGCACGGCTCGATCCTGAACCTGACCGCCGCCGAGGAGACCCGGGTGCTGGCCAAGTGGGGCGCGAGCACGACGACACTCAAGCGGATCCAGTCCTACAACAACCAGACCCGCTACGTACGGCACGCCAACTTCGACGTACGGATCGACGCCGACGTGAGCCCGCTGCGCGACTCGCAGTTCCGGATCGTCCCCGGCCTCGCCAACAGCTCGGGCTACGTCTCCTTCGAGTCGGTCAACTATCCGGGCTACTACCTGCGGCACTACTCCTACGACGGGCAGCTCGCCGCGAACGACGGCACCGCGACGTTCGCCGCGGACGCCACGTTCAAGCAGGTGGCCGGGCTCGCCGACAGTTCCTGGTCGTCGTTCCAGTCGTACAACTACCCGACCCGCTACCTGCGGCACTACAACTACCTGCTGCGCATCGACCCGATCAGCACCACCACCGAGAAGGCCGACGCCACGTTCCGCATCACCGGCTGA
- a CDS encoding PadR family transcriptional regulator produces MTDEAALTTALRRGTIEYCVLALLDKRELYGVELVQQLSNGLGMITSEGTMYPLLSRLRRNGRIATTWREAPAGPPRRYYTLTADGEAALTHFRTEWVTFRSGVDRILGTES; encoded by the coding sequence GTGACAGATGAAGCGGCACTGACCACGGCCCTGCGCCGGGGCACCATCGAGTACTGCGTGCTCGCGCTTCTGGACAAGCGCGAGCTCTACGGCGTCGAGCTGGTTCAGCAGCTCAGCAACGGTCTCGGCATGATCACCAGCGAGGGGACGATGTATCCGTTGCTGTCGCGCCTGCGGCGCAACGGCCGGATCGCGACCACCTGGCGGGAGGCTCCGGCCGGCCCGCCGCGGCGCTACTACACCCTCACGGCGGACGGCGAAGCGGCTCTCACCCACTTCCGCACCGAGTGGGTCACCTTCCGCAGCGGTGTGGACCGCATCCTGGGAACGGAGAGTTGA
- a CDS encoding HAAS signaling domain-containing protein, with translation MTQTDELVTAYLARVERAAGRLPAGRREELLGDLREHIEIARAESGAESEAEVRTILERLGDPESIVAAADTQTDLPRVTAATPYPTAPAVPPAPHRPTSRTALWVVLGVVAAIVMILFCVGAFTLARSDTAPTEPEIAPIQTAEVQPSVGP, from the coding sequence ATGACCCAGACCGACGAACTGGTCACCGCCTACCTGGCACGGGTGGAGCGGGCCGCCGGCCGGCTGCCCGCCGGGCGTCGTGAGGAGCTGCTCGGCGACCTGCGCGAGCACATTGAGATCGCGCGGGCCGAGTCGGGCGCGGAGTCGGAGGCCGAGGTCCGCACGATCCTGGAGCGGCTCGGCGACCCGGAGAGCATCGTGGCCGCCGCCGACACCCAGACCGACCTGCCGCGGGTCACCGCGGCCACGCCGTATCCGACGGCACCGGCCGTCCCGCCGGCGCCGCACCGGCCGACCTCGCGCACCGCGCTCTGGGTGGTGCTCGGCGTGGTGGCCGCCATCGTGATGATCCTCTTCTGCGTCGGGGCGTTCACACTGGCCCGCAGCGACACCGCTCCCACCGAGCCGGAGATCGCGCCGATCCAGACAGCAGAGGTGCAGCCGAGTGTAGGACCCTGA
- a CDS encoding monooxygenase produces MRFARPATAAAVAATLLLAACGTTDPEPTSVAPPASPHTGHSASGSAPPASPLRASERFIEVGLKTPYTPAAPNGGTDEYRCFLVDPGLTESAYLTGSQFRPQNAAIVHHAIFYRLDPEQAKAAEKVDAETAGEGWTCFGDSGVDGQTAWVAHWAPGAGETLMPAGFGFTMPPGSKLVMQVHYNLLGAGAGGPGSDASGMQMRISSAAGLKPLETGLVMAPIELPCEPGGTGALCDRDTAVADVGKRFGADSAEQVQQLNQWCNKGAPPKPGNTQSCDQPVEQGGTVYLAAGHMHLLGRAIKVELNPGTAEAQTLLDVPQYDFDDQALVPLAKPIKINKGDDVRVTCTHDATLRKQLPQLQKLPSRYVVWGEGTSDEMCLGILVMAPE; encoded by the coding sequence ATGAGGTTCGCCCGTCCCGCCACCGCCGCCGCGGTCGCCGCCACTCTGCTTCTGGCCGCGTGCGGCACCACCGATCCGGAGCCGACCTCGGTCGCGCCGCCGGCCAGTCCGCACACCGGCCACAGCGCCTCCGGCTCCGCGCCACCGGCCAGTCCGCTGCGCGCGAGCGAGCGTTTCATCGAGGTGGGGCTGAAGACGCCGTACACCCCGGCCGCGCCGAACGGCGGCACCGACGAGTATCGATGCTTCCTGGTGGACCCGGGGCTGACCGAGTCGGCCTACCTGACCGGCAGTCAGTTCCGTCCGCAGAACGCGGCGATCGTGCACCACGCGATCTTCTACCGGCTCGACCCCGAGCAGGCGAAGGCCGCGGAGAAGGTGGATGCCGAGACGGCCGGTGAGGGCTGGACCTGTTTCGGCGACAGCGGTGTGGACGGTCAGACCGCCTGGGTGGCGCACTGGGCGCCGGGCGCCGGCGAGACGCTGATGCCGGCCGGGTTCGGCTTCACCATGCCGCCCGGTAGCAAGCTGGTCATGCAGGTGCATTACAACCTGCTCGGCGCGGGCGCCGGCGGCCCCGGCTCGGACGCGTCGGGCATGCAGATGCGCATCTCCTCGGCGGCCGGGCTCAAGCCGTTGGAGACGGGGCTGGTGATGGCCCCGATCGAGCTGCCCTGCGAGCCCGGCGGGACGGGTGCGCTCTGCGACCGGGACACCGCGGTCGCCGATGTCGGCAAGCGGTTCGGCGCCGATTCGGCGGAGCAGGTCCAGCAGCTCAACCAGTGGTGCAACAAGGGCGCGCCCCCGAAACCGGGCAACACGCAGAGCTGCGACCAGCCGGTCGAGCAGGGCGGCACGGTCTACCTGGCGGCCGGCCACATGCACCTGCTGGGCCGGGCGATCAAGGTGGAGCTCAACCCGGGGACGGCCGAGGCGCAGACCCTGCTCGACGTCCCGCAGTACGACTTCGACGATCAGGCGCTCGTGCCGTTGGCCAAGCCCATCAAGATCAATAAGGGCGATGACGTACGGGTGACCTGCACCCACGACGCGACGCTGCGCAAGCAACTGCCCCAGCTGCAGAAACTGCCCTCGCGGTACGTGGTGTGGGGCGAGGGCACCAGCGACGAGATGTGCCTCGGAATCCTGGTCATGGCACCGGAGTAG
- a CDS encoding TIGR03885 family FMN-dependent LLM class oxidoreductase — MTEYGIHASHEQIPPGALLDAVIAAERAGFDAAMCSDHFSPWSSRQGQSGFAWSWLGAALQATNLSFGVVNAPGQRYHPAIIAQAIGTLASMFPGRFWAALGSGEFSNEHITGAKWPRKEVRNARLRESVDVIRDLLDGQEVSRDGLITVDRARLWTRPEVTPPLIGAAISTATAAWCAEWADGLVTVNAPEEHLRAMIAAYRDAGGRGPICLQVHLSWAGSQQEAETIAHDQWRSNIFVPPVCWDLATAEEFDVVSENVTVEQVAKVVNISADLERHVEWLRGYAALGFDRIYLHHVGQDLGPFVEAFGAKVLPALR; from the coding sequence ATGACCGAGTACGGCATCCACGCCTCGCACGAGCAGATCCCACCCGGCGCGCTCCTGGACGCGGTGATCGCGGCCGAGCGCGCCGGCTTCGACGCCGCGATGTGTTCCGATCACTTCTCGCCGTGGAGTTCCCGCCAGGGCCAGTCGGGTTTCGCCTGGTCCTGGCTGGGTGCCGCGCTCCAGGCCACGAACCTGTCGTTCGGGGTGGTCAACGCACCGGGCCAGCGTTACCACCCGGCGATCATCGCGCAGGCGATCGGCACTCTGGCCAGTATGTTTCCGGGCCGGTTCTGGGCAGCGCTGGGGTCCGGCGAGTTCAGCAACGAGCACATCACCGGGGCCAAGTGGCCGCGCAAGGAGGTCCGCAACGCCCGCCTGCGCGAGTCCGTCGACGTCATCCGTGACCTGCTCGACGGGCAGGAGGTGTCCCGCGACGGGCTGATCACCGTCGACCGGGCCCGGCTGTGGACCCGGCCGGAGGTCACCCCGCCGCTGATCGGCGCCGCGATCAGCACGGCCACCGCCGCCTGGTGCGCGGAGTGGGCCGACGGGTTGGTCACCGTCAACGCGCCCGAGGAGCATCTGCGCGCGATGATCGCCGCCTACCGGGACGCCGGTGGCCGCGGCCCGATCTGTCTCCAGGTGCATCTGAGCTGGGCCGGCTCGCAGCAGGAGGCCGAGACGATCGCCCACGACCAGTGGCGCAGCAACATCTTCGTACCGCCGGTCTGCTGGGACCTGGCCACCGCCGAGGAGTTCGACGTGGTGTCCGAGAACGTCACGGTCGAGCAGGTGGCGAAGGTCGTGAACATCTCGGCCGATCTGGAACGGCACGTCGAGTGGCTACGAGGCTACGCGGCCCTCGGCTTCGACCGGATCTACCTGCACCATGTGGGGCAGGACCTGGGCCCGTTCGTCGAGGCGTTCGGTGCGAAGGTGCTGCCGGCGCTGCGCTGA
- a CDS encoding GGDEF domain-containing protein, whose product MRRPGNLLTGRDATSFRPAPARVGRTVSVGFAVVAVSFALGYVYGGASVRTGLMLLSGMVAAVAIAVGLRRHRVTDQRPWALVIIALLLLTTANAAWFHAALEDIAKPPDLLVVPPQLGGYVFMLAASLLIVLRHAPRDASGTIDAAVWGIALAAPLWEFAFRPRMLGAGMGTAGLFLVLTQLLVLLGICGALLRVARTSAAGRTCMNYLFASLGCTILGIALVNMGPVSGENASLPALCFAIGYLALGAAGLHPSVKQLSEPAPDLAPPTPRLQLGLLGTALLLIPLCGGLGQLLGQPADGLLLTIAPLLSIPLVLVRISRLKHALLYQATHDELTGLVNRRHLFTEMQKAIAAHAGGAPGDLALIYCDLNGFKPINDEHGHEAGDAILRATAARITDAVRAGDVVARIGGDEFLIFCAEADDATARALGDRIARSIAVPVAWGGRDLVVTAAVGTVTRTERRIVAPDELLAAADERMYADKRGSAQRRQHLRTERLDERAQVLPHMVQVDPVEAEGRVAS is encoded by the coding sequence GTGCGCCGGCCCGGGAACCTCCTGACCGGCCGGGACGCCACGTCGTTCCGGCCGGCCCCGGCGCGCGTCGGCCGTACCGTATCGGTGGGTTTCGCCGTCGTGGCGGTGAGTTTCGCGCTCGGGTACGTGTACGGCGGGGCGTCGGTCCGCACCGGTCTGATGTTGCTCTCCGGCATGGTCGCCGCGGTGGCCATCGCGGTCGGCCTGCGCCGGCACCGGGTCACCGACCAGCGGCCGTGGGCGCTGGTGATCATCGCACTGCTGCTGCTCACGACGGCGAACGCGGCCTGGTTCCACGCCGCGCTGGAAGACATCGCCAAGCCACCGGATCTCCTGGTCGTGCCGCCGCAACTGGGCGGCTACGTGTTCATGCTGGCGGCCAGCCTGCTGATCGTGCTGCGGCACGCGCCCCGCGACGCGAGTGGCACCATCGACGCCGCGGTGTGGGGGATCGCCCTGGCCGCCCCGTTGTGGGAGTTCGCGTTCCGGCCGCGCATGCTGGGCGCGGGCATGGGCACGGCGGGACTGTTCCTGGTGCTCACCCAGCTGTTGGTGCTGCTCGGCATCTGCGGCGCGCTGCTGCGGGTGGCCCGGACCAGCGCGGCCGGCCGAACCTGCATGAACTACCTGTTCGCATCGCTGGGCTGCACGATCCTCGGCATCGCACTGGTCAACATGGGACCGGTCTCCGGCGAGAACGCGTCCCTGCCGGCCCTGTGCTTCGCGATCGGCTACCTCGCCCTCGGCGCGGCCGGACTGCATCCGAGCGTGAAACAGCTGAGTGAGCCGGCCCCCGACCTGGCGCCGCCCACCCCGCGACTCCAACTCGGGCTGCTCGGCACGGCGCTGCTGCTGATCCCGCTGTGCGGCGGCCTCGGCCAGCTGCTGGGCCAGCCCGCGGACGGGCTGCTGTTGACCATCGCGCCGCTGCTGAGCATCCCGCTCGTGCTGGTCCGGATCAGCCGGCTCAAACACGCGCTGCTCTACCAGGCCACCCACGACGAGCTGACCGGCCTGGTGAACCGGCGGCACCTGTTCACCGAGATGCAGAAGGCGATCGCCGCGCACGCCGGTGGGGCGCCGGGTGACCTGGCGCTGATCTACTGCGACCTGAACGGGTTCAAGCCGATCAACGACGAGCACGGGCACGAGGCGGGCGATGCGATCCTGCGCGCCACCGCCGCCCGGATCACCGACGCGGTCCGGGCCGGGGACGTGGTGGCCCGGATCGGTGGCGACGAGTTCCTGATCTTCTGCGCCGAGGCGGACGACGCCACGGCCCGTGCGCTCGGTGACCGGATCGCCCGGTCGATCGCGGTGCCGGTGGCGTGGGGCGGCCGCGACCTGGTCGTCACGGCCGCCGTCGGCACCGTCACCCGGACCGAGCGCCGCATCGTCGCGCCGGACGAGCTGCTCGCCGCCGCCGACGAGCGGATGTACGCCGACAAGCGCGGCTCAGCGCAGCGCCGGCAGCACCTTCGCACCGAACGCCTCGACGAACGGGCCCAGGTCCTGCCCCACATGGTGCAGGTAGATCCGGTCGAAGCCGAGGGCCGCGTAGCCTCGTAG
- a CDS encoding GH36-type glycosyl hydrolase domain-containing protein produces the protein MRYGQFDDEQREYVIERPDTPLPWINYLGTDAYFGIVSNTAGGYSFYRDARLRRLTRYRYNNAPLDVGGRYVYVRDDVSGDYWSPSWQPTPERELDDYECRHGLSYTRIGSSRRGIRAETLYFAPLGETLEVWRVRVTNERTDNAELSLFSSVEFCLWDAQDDATNYQRNFNTGQVEVVDGVIYHKTEYRERRDHFAYFACSEPLAGFDTQREAFLGAYRGWDRPVVVESGLSKNSVAHGWQPIGSHHVRLRLAPGETREVVFVLGYAENPKDDKFDPPGSQTINKTRVKPVISRWLRPEVVDQGYADLRAYWDRLLNTLHVTTPDGDTNRMVNVWNAYQCLVTFNMSRSTSLYETGIGRGMGFRDSNQDLLGFVHMIPERARERILDIAATQKEDGGAYHQYQPLTKRGNNDIGDGFNDDPLWLILGVAAYLKETGDHTFLDERVPFDNVPGSEVPLYEHLRRSLKYTLDRLGPHGLPLIGRADWNDCLNLNCFSDTPGEPFQTTENASGGVAESVFIAGLFVLAAKELAVIAGLRGQDGEEVVYRAAAEKMAGTITEHGWDGAWFRRAYDFYGNVLGSGENDEGQIFIEPQGICVLGGVGLEDGLAVKALDSVADRLATPHGIVLQQPAFSSYRIELGEISSYPPGYKENAGIFCHTNPWIMIAETMVGNGDRAFDYYRRINPSAREGISETHRTEPYVYAQMIAGRDAPTHGEAKNSWLTGTAAWNFVAISQWILGIRPDFGGLRIDPVLPTGWPGFTATREFRGATYEITVTGSGRVDHLLVDGVRVEGALVPPAEPGAVVRVEAILG, from the coding sequence TTGCGCTACGGGCAATTCGACGATGAGCAGCGCGAGTACGTCATCGAGAGGCCGGACACACCGCTGCCGTGGATCAATTACCTCGGCACGGACGCCTACTTCGGGATCGTGTCCAACACCGCGGGTGGCTACTCGTTCTACCGTGACGCCCGTCTGCGGCGGCTCACCCGTTACCGCTACAACAACGCGCCGCTCGATGTGGGCGGCCGTTACGTCTACGTACGCGACGACGTCAGTGGTGACTACTGGTCGCCGTCCTGGCAGCCCACCCCGGAACGCGAATTGGACGACTACGAGTGTCGGCACGGGCTGTCGTACACCAGGATCGGTTCGTCCCGGCGCGGGATCCGGGCCGAGACGCTCTATTTCGCGCCGCTGGGGGAGACCCTGGAGGTCTGGCGGGTCCGGGTCACCAATGAGCGCACCGACAACGCCGAGTTGTCGCTGTTCTCGTCGGTGGAGTTCTGCCTGTGGGACGCGCAGGACGACGCCACGAACTACCAGCGGAATTTCAACACCGGCCAGGTGGAGGTCGTCGACGGCGTCATCTACCACAAGACCGAGTACCGGGAACGCCGCGACCACTTCGCCTATTTCGCCTGCTCGGAGCCGCTCGCCGGGTTCGACACGCAGCGTGAGGCGTTCCTCGGCGCGTACCGGGGCTGGGATCGGCCGGTCGTCGTAGAGAGCGGTCTCTCGAAGAACTCGGTCGCGCACGGATGGCAGCCGATCGGCAGCCACCACGTCCGGCTGCGGCTCGCGCCGGGTGAGACGCGCGAGGTCGTCTTCGTCCTCGGCTACGCCGAGAATCCGAAGGACGACAAGTTCGATCCGCCGGGCTCGCAGACGATCAACAAGACCCGGGTCAAGCCGGTCATCTCCCGGTGGCTGCGGCCCGAGGTCGTCGATCAGGGGTACGCCGACCTGCGCGCGTATTGGGACCGGCTACTGAACACCCTGCACGTGACCACGCCGGACGGCGACACCAACCGCATGGTCAACGTGTGGAACGCCTACCAGTGCCTGGTCACGTTCAACATGAGCCGGTCCACGTCGCTCTATGAGACGGGCATCGGCCGTGGCATGGGCTTCCGCGACTCGAACCAGGACCTGCTCGGGTTCGTGCACATGATCCCGGAGCGGGCTCGGGAGCGGATCCTGGACATCGCCGCCACCCAGAAGGAGGACGGCGGCGCCTACCACCAGTACCAGCCGCTGACGAAACGCGGGAACAACGACATCGGCGACGGCTTCAACGACGACCCGCTGTGGCTGATCCTGGGCGTGGCGGCGTATCTCAAGGAGACCGGCGACCACACGTTCCTGGACGAGCGGGTGCCGTTCGACAACGTGCCGGGCAGTGAGGTCCCGCTCTACGAGCACCTGCGCCGTTCACTGAAGTACACGCTGGATCGGCTGGGCCCGCACGGCCTGCCGTTGATCGGCCGCGCCGACTGGAACGACTGCCTGAACCTGAACTGCTTCTCCGACACTCCGGGCGAGCCGTTCCAGACGACCGAGAACGCGTCCGGTGGGGTCGCCGAGTCGGTGTTCATCGCCGGCCTGTTCGTGCTGGCCGCCAAGGAACTCGCGGTGATCGCCGGGCTGCGTGGGCAGGACGGCGAGGAGGTCGTCTACCGGGCGGCCGCCGAGAAGATGGCCGGCACGATCACCGAGCACGGCTGGGACGGGGCCTGGTTCCGGCGGGCGTACGACTTCTACGGCAACGTGCTCGGCTCGGGCGAGAACGACGAGGGTCAGATCTTCATCGAGCCGCAGGGCATCTGCGTGCTCGGCGGGGTGGGCCTGGAGGACGGGCTCGCGGTGAAGGCGCTGGACAGTGTGGCCGACCGGCTGGCCACCCCGCACGGGATCGTGCTCCAGCAGCCGGCCTTCTCCAGTTATCGGATCGAGTTGGGGGAGATCTCGTCGTACCCGCCCGGGTACAAGGAGAACGCCGGCATCTTCTGCCACACCAACCCGTGGATCATGATCGCCGAGACGATGGTCGGCAACGGGGACCGGGCGTTCGACTACTACCGGCGGATCAACCCGTCGGCCCGGGAGGGGATCAGCGAGACGCACCGCACCGAGCCGTACGTCTACGCGCAGATGATCGCCGGCCGGGACGCGCCCACCCACGGCGAGGCCAAGAACTCGTGGCTGACCGGCACCGCGGCCTGGAACTTCGTGGCGATCAGCCAGTGGATCCTGGGCATCCGGCCGGACTTCGGCGGCCTGCGGATCGACCCGGTGCTGCCCACCGGCTGGCCCGGGTTCACCGCGACCCGCGAGTTCCGTGGCGCGACCTACGAGATCACCGTGACCGGTAGCGGCCGGGTCGACCACCTGCTCGTCGACGGTGTACGGGTGGAGGGCGCCCTGGTCCCGCCGGCCGAGCCGGGCGCCGTGGTCCGGGTGGAGGCGATCCTGGGCTGA